A portion of the Magnolia sinica isolate HGM2019 chromosome 17, MsV1, whole genome shotgun sequence genome contains these proteins:
- the LOC131231853 gene encoding long chain acyl-CoA synthetase 1-like produces the protein MTVFAVEVESGREGQDGQPSVGPVYRNPLAKNEFPPPDPCMATSWDVFSVAAEKYPGNRMLGWREFVDGKAGHYLWKTYKEVYEEVLHVGSALRTLGAERGSRIGIYGSNCPQWVVAMEACNGHSLICVPLYDTLGPGAVDFIIQHAEIDYVFVQDKKVKELLNSNCVSAGRLKLIVCFTSLTREQKDDAASHGTKSYTWNEFLQMGKENPTELSPPQPFDICTIMYTSGTSGDPKGVVLTHENHAMYVRGVDLYMEQFEDKMTVDDVFLSFLPLAHILDRMIEEYFFHKGASVGYYQGDINALREDLMELKPTFFAGVPRVFERVHEGILKGLEDLNPRRRMIFDLLYKYKLAWMKLGYKHRRASPLADLLAFRKVKARLGGRIRLMISGGAPLSTEVEEFMRVTGCAFFNQGYGLTETCGLSTIACPDEMCMMGTVGAPSVYSEVRLEEVPEMGYSPFADPPRGEICVRGKTVFAGYHKNPELTKEVMKDGWFHTGDIGEMNSDGILKIIDRKKNIFKLSQGEYVAAEHLEKIYGFTSIVEDIWVYGDSFRSSLVAVVAPHEGNTKKWAELNGYTGSFSELCALEQLRNYIILELKFTAEKNKLRGFEHIKGITLEPKPFDVESNLVTPTMKKKRAQLLKHYQMEIDKLYRNLPGGKK, from the exons ATGACGGTTTTTGCTGTAGAGGTGGAGAGTGGAAGGGAAGGGCAAGATGGGCAGCCATCGGTCGGTCCCGTCTACCGGAATCCATTGGCGAAGAATGAGTTTCCACCGCCAGACCCTTGCATGGCCACCTCATGGGATGTGTTCAG TGTTGCTGCAGAGAAGTATCCTGGAAACAGGATGCTTGGATGGCGTGAATTTGTTGATGGGAAG GCAGGGCATTATTTGTGGAAAACATACAAGGAAGTTTACGAGGAAGTTCTGCATGTCGGTTCTGCCCTGCGAACATTGGGTGCTGAACGT GGTTCCCGTATTGGAATTTATGGATCAAACTGCCCTCAATGGGTTGTGGCTATGGAG GCTTGCAATGGCCACAGTCTAATATGTGTTCCTCTCTATGATACGCTCG GGCCAGGAGCTGTTGATTTCATAATACAACATGCTGAAATTGATTATGTTTTTGTCCAGGATAAGAAAGTGAAAGAA CTCCTAAATTCCAACTGCGTATCTGCCGGACGCCTGAAAT tgATCGTCTGCTTTACCTCCTTGACAAGGGAACAGAAAGATGATGCAGCCTCCCATGGAACTAAATCATACACTTGGAATGAGTTCCTGCAGATG GGAAAAGAAAATCCCACAGAACTTTCTCCGCCCCAGCCTTTTGACATATGTACGATAATGTACACAAGTGGTACCAGTGGAGATCCAAAAGGTGTGGTTTTGACTCATGAAAACCATGCAATGTATGTAAGAGGAGTTGATCTGTATATGGAACAATTTGAAGACAAG ATGACAGTAGATGAtgtctttctctcctttctcccACTCGCTCATATCCTCGACCGCATGATTGAGGAATACTTCTTCCACAAGGGTGCTTCTGTTGGTTACTATCAAGGG GATATTAATGCTTTGAGAGAAGATCTGATGGAGTTGAAGCCCACATTCTTTGCAGGTGTCCCTAGAGTATTCGAAAGAGTGCATGAAG GTATACTGAAGGGACTAGAAGATCTTAATCCACGCAGGCGGATGATTTTTGACCTTCTCTACAAATA CAAACTAGCCTGGATGAAGCTAGGGTATAAACACAGAAGAGCATCTCCCTTAGCGGACTTGTTAGCGTTTCGTAAG GTTAAGGCTAGGTTAGGTGGCCGGATTCGTCTAATGATATCTGGAGGTGCTCCCTTGAGCACTGAAGTAGAGGAATTCATGAGGGTTACTGGTTGTGCCTTTTTCAACCAAGGCTATG GGTTGACAGAAACTTGTGGGTTGTCCACAATCGCTTGCCCGGATGAAATGTGCATGATGGGAACTGTTGGTGCACCCTCTGTATACTCCGAAGTACGCCTTGAGGAAGTTCCAGAGATGGGATACAGTCCATTTGCAGATCCTCCGCGTGGCGAGATATGCGTTAGAGGGAAGACTGTCTTTGCCGGATACCACAAAAATCCTGAGCTGACAAAAGAAGTCATGAAAGATGGGTGGTTCCATACAG GGGATATAGGGGAAATGAACTCTGATGGAATTCTAAAGATCATTGACAGAAAAaagaatattttcaaactttctcAAGGGGAGTACGTTGCAGCTGAACATCTGGAGAAGATATATGGTTTCACCTCCATTGTAGAAGAT ATCTGGGTATATGGGGACAGCTTCCGTTCTTCCCTTGTTGCAGTGGTTGCACCACATGAAGGCAACACCAAGAAGTGGGCAGAGTTAAATGGTTACACGGGTTCCTTTTCCGAATTATGTGCGCTAGAACAGCTACGAAACTATATTATCCTTGAGCTTAAGTTCACCGCCGAGAAAAACAAG